From one Maridesulfovibrio frigidus DSM 17176 genomic stretch:
- a CDS encoding IS3 family transposase — translation TSFSFSSALRRSGCISSMSRRGNCWDNAVAENFFSKLKRERVYRTTYKTREQARQDIFIYLEIFYNRKRRHAGIGYVSPEQFEQEYYRKQKLAA, via the coding sequence TACAAGCTTTTCTTTTTCATCGGCTCTTCGCAGATCCGGCTGTATAAGCAGTATGAGTCGTAGGGGAAACTGTTGGGACAATGCAGTAGCAGAGAATTTTTTCAGTAAACTGAAAAGGGAACGTGTTTATCGCACGACGTACAAAACTCGGGAACAAGCAAGGCAGGATATTTTTATCTACCTTGAGATCTTCTACAACAGGAAACGAAGACATGCCGGCATCGGTTATGTTTCACCAGAACAATTTGAGCAGGAATATTACCGTAAACAAAAACTAGCTGCCTAA